The following are encoded together in the Acipenser ruthenus chromosome 24, fAciRut3.2 maternal haplotype, whole genome shotgun sequence genome:
- the LOC117429487 gene encoding chromodomain-helicase-DNA-binding protein 2-like isoform X2, with protein MMKNKNKKHEEDGATQSNASSNSASEESNHSGSESGSQSESQQGSGHGREKGNDHASEFNSSSESESQSDSESESVGSKSQQNSSEVKDKPVSRKDRLADVKKMWEEHPDVYGVRRSNRSRQEPARLNFGAQGSSDSESESPKRGLRQKKKENIWKDDGSNDEDDDNDDDDDDDEDEEDASSAESEQEEKKVRSRRPTARRTQTKATVKKQKPQRKRKKQDSSDEDDDDDDDDTPKRQTRRQVAKNVSYKEDEDDFETDSDDLIEMAGEGAEEQQDDSETIEKVMDVRIGKKGATGASSTVYAVEANGDPCADFDPEKDEGEVQYLIKWKGWSYIHCTWESIESLTQQKVKGLKKQENFKKKNDEIKYWMSKASPEDVEYYNCQQELTTDLNKQYQIVERVIAHSHKTSSNEPEYLCKWMGLPYAECSWEDGALIGKKFQHCIDSFHNRNNSKNIPFKDCKVLKQRPRFVTLKKQPAYIGGDNLELRDYQLDGLNWLAHSWCRCNSVILADEMGLGKTIQTISFASYLFHQHQLYGPFLIVVPLSTLTSWQREFETWAPDMNVVVYLGDVMSRNTIRDYEWVHSQTKRIKFNALLTTYEILLKDKAVLGSINWAFLAVDEAHRLKNDDSLLYKTLIDFRSNHRLLITGTPLQNSLKELWSLLHFLMPEKFEFWEDFEEEHGKGRDNGYQSLHKVLEPFLLRRVKKDVEKSLPAKVEQILRVEMSAQQKQYYKWILTRNYRALSKGTRGSTSGFLNIVMELKKCCNHGYLIKQQEENETQSQSEHLQNLIRSSGKLVLLDKLLTRLRERGNRVLIFSQMVRMLDIIAEYLVIKHYPFQRLDGSIKGEIRKQALDHFNAEGSEDFCFLLSTRAGGLGINLASADTVVIFDSDWNPQNDLQAQARAHRIGQKKQVNIYRLVTKGTVEEEIIERAKKKMVLDHLVIQRMDTTGRTVLDNSSGTSNSNPFNKEELTAILKFGAEDLFKEAEGEESEPQELDIDEILRLAETRETESSVSATDELLSQFKVANFSTMEESVPELEERHPRDWDDIIPEDQRRKIEEEEKQREMEDVYMLPRSRSSNKKAQANDSDSDVGSKLKRQRSSGSESETDDSDDDKKPKRKGRPRTRKNNVEGFTDAEIRRFIKAYKKFGAPLDRLEAIARDAELVDKSVADLKRLGELIHSSCIAAVQEHEEHLKENPSEVKGPGKRRGITIKISGVQVNAKSIIQHEEEFGPFHKAIPVDLEERKKFQLTCRVKASHFDVEWGIEDDAQLLLGVYEYGYGNWDLIKTDPDLTLASKILPDDPEKKPQAKQLQSRVDYLIKLLKKELENKDPQGEETKVKRRKPRVKKENKAPKDEHGNDISSPRLSDNPSEEGEVKDDGTEKSPTKKKKKKDNKENKEKQGAPKKDKDGDKEKKKSKPKKEKTKSAGKGKKSQGPVHITAGSEPVPIGEEDDELDQETFSVCKERMRPVKKALKQLDKPDEGLSVQEQLQHTRTCLLKIGDRITECLKAYTDTEQVKTWRRNLWIFVSKFTEFDARKLHKLYKMAQKKRSQEEEKGHKKKEDPSGSKKPFLTEPSGSSRESMGSQTPQKPHLPLSHPAQHHRDNYSQPNKRHFSNADRGDWPRDRKYSYPGNSNQPWAGDRHHQYDQHRYKEHHYNDRRPHGEPYRSSNNYRSSGSPRKRQYDQYSNDREHRRSRDYYERHQDPKRRRVDDFRSQTYHQGGSHPQDFRRMPDHRSQIGNHSQGASEHHRTFHPEKPGNYKPPSLATPVLMDPRSPQSQKSPHDSRSPSRQVSGI; from the exons CAATTCTGCTTCTGAAGAGTCGAACCACTCTGGCTCTGAGTCGGGGAGCCAGTCTGAGAGTCAGCAAGGAAGTGGGCATGGAAGAGAGAAAGGCAACGATCATGCCAGTGAATTCAACAGCAGCTCCGAATCTGAAAGCCAGTCTGATTCAGAGTCCGAATCAGTGGGATCAAAATCCCAGCAAAATTCCTCAGAGGTCAAAGATAAACCAGTCAGCAGGAAGGATAGATTAGCAGATGTTAAGAAG atgtggGAAGAGCATCCTGATGTTTATGGGGTCAGGCGGTCGAACCGGAGCAGACAAGAGCCTGCTCGTCTTAATTTTGGAGCTCAG GGCAGCAGTGACTCTGAAAGTGAAAGTCCAAAAAGAGGACTAAGACAAAAGAAGAAAGA AAATATCTGGAAAGATGATGGCTCTAATGATGAAGACGacgacaatgatgatgatgatgatgatgatgaggatgaggaggatgcCAGCAGTGCAGAGAGTGAGCAGGAAGAAAAGAAAGTTCGATCACGACGACCCACAGCCAGAAG AACACAGACCAAAGCCactgtcaaaaaacaaaaacctcagcGGAAACGGAAAAAACAAGACTCTTCAGACGaagatgacgatgatgatgacgacGATACCCCCAAGAGACAAACACGGCGTCAGGTTGCCAAAAATGTCAG TTACAAGGAGGACGAGGATGACTTTGAGACGGACTCAGACGACCTCATCGAAATGGCAGGGGAAGGAGCCGAAGAGCAGCAGGATGACAGTGAGACCATTGAAAAAGTGATGGATGTCAGGATTGGAAAAAAAGGAG CCACTGGTGCTTCAAGCACTGTGTATGCTGTAGAAGCCAACGGAGACCCCTGTGCAGACTTTGACCCGGAGAAGGATGAGGGGGAAGTTCAGTACCTTATAAAATGGAAAGGCTGGTCCTATATCCACTGCACCTGGGAGAGCATAGAATCATTGACACAGCAGAAAGTGAAGGGGCTAAAGAAGCAGGAGAATTTTAAGAAGAAGAATGACGAAATAAAATACTG GATGTCCAAAGCATCACCTGAAGATGTAGAGTATTATAACTGCCAGCAAGAGCTGACCACTGACCTGAATAAGCAGTATCAGATTGTTGAGAGAGTAATAG CTCACAGTCACAAGACTTCCTCCAATGAGCCAGAATACCTGTGCAAATGGATGGGGCTTCCTTATGCTGAGTGTAGCTGGGAAGATGGAGCTCTGATTGGAAAGAAATTTCAGCACTGTATAGACAGCTTCCATAACAGAAACAACTCAAAAAACATCCCTTTCAAAGACTGCAAA GTACTAAAACAGAGGCCAAGGTTTGTGACATTGAAGAAGCAGCCAGCATATATAGGGGGAGACAATCTGGAGCTCAGAGATTACCAGTTAGATGGACTTAACTGGCTAGCGCATTCCTGGTGCAG GTGTAATAGTGTGATCTTGGCTGATGAAATGGGCTTGGGGAAGACTATTCAGACCATCTCCTTTGCATCCTACCTGTTCCATCAGCACCAGCTGTATGGACCCTTCCTGATAGTGGTGCCTCTCTCAACCCTCACTTCCTGGCAGAGGGAGTTTGAAACGTGGGCACCTGATATGAACGTGGTGGTGTACCTCGGGGATGTAATGAGCAGAAATACA ATTCGTGACTATGAATGGGTACATTCTCAGACGAAAAGAATTAAGTTCAACGCACTTTTAACCACATATGAAATCCTATTAAAAGACAAG GCAGTGCTGGGAAGTATAAACTGGGCCTTCCTTGCAGTGGACGAAGCTCATAGATTGAAGAATGATGACTCGCTGCTGTACAAGACCCTGATCGATTTCAGGTCAAACCACCGTCTGCTCATCACAGGGACACCCCTGCAGAACTCGCTCAAGGAACTGTGGTCACTGCTGCACTTTCTCATGCCAGAGAA ATTTGAGTTCTGGGAGGATTTCGAAGAGGAGCATGGGAAAGGCAGAGACAATGGGTACCAGAGCCTCCACAAAGTGCTGGAACCATTCCTCCTGCGCAGAGTTAAGAAAGATGTGGAGAAGTCCCTGCCTGCCAAAGTGGAACAGATTCTCAGGGTGGAGATGTCAGCCCAACAGAAGCAGTATTACAA GTGGATTTTGACAAGGAATTACAGGGCTCTTTCCAAGGGGACAAGAGGAAGCACCTCAGGGTTCCTAAATATTGTCATGGAGTTAAAGAAATGCTGTAACCATGGTTACCTGATCAAACAACAGGAGGAGAATGAGACCCAAAGCCAGTCAGAGCATTTACAG AACTTGATCCGAAGCAGTGGCAAGCTGGTCCTCCTTGACAAGCTCTTGACACGGTTGCGGGAGCGGGGGAACCGGGTTCTAATCTTCTCTCAGATGGTGCGGATGCTGGACATTATTGCAGAGTACTTGGTCATCAAGCACTATCCTTTCCAG CGCTTGGATGGCTCAATAAAAGGAGAAATAAGAAAACAAGCACTCGATCACTTTAATGCTGAAGGTTCTGAG GACTTCTGTTTCCTGCTGTCCACGCGAGCGGGCGGCTTGGGCATTAATCTCGCCTCGGCTGACACGGTGGTTATCTTTGACTCTGACTGGAACCCCCAGAACGACCTGCAGGCACAGGCCAGGGCACACAGGATTGGGCAGAAGAAGCAG GTAAACATTTATCGTCTGGTTACGAAAGGGACAGTAGAGGAAGAAATTATTGAACGAGCCAAGAAAAAGATGGTTTTGGACCATCTTGTGATCCAGAGAATGGACACTACTGGACGCACAGTATTGGACAACAGCTCAGGAACCTCAAA TTCAAATCCATTCAACAAGGAGGAGCTGACTGCAATCTTAAAGTTTGGAGCAGAGGACCTTTTCAAGGAAGCTGAAGGAGAAGAGTCTGAACCTCAG GAATTGGACATTGATGAAATTTTACGCCTGGCTGAAACCAGAGAAACTGAATCGTCAGTGAGCGCCACTGATGAACTGCTGTCTCAATTCAAG GTAGCTAACTTCTCAACAATGGAAGAAAGTGTGCCTGAGTTGGAGGAGAGGCACCCCAGGGACTGGGATGACATCATCCCAGAGGATCAGAGGAGGAAgatagaggaggaggagaagcaaAGGGAAATGGAGGACGTCTACATGCTGCCGCGAAGCAGGAGCTCCAACAAAAAG GCTCAGGCAAATGACAGCGACTCAGATGTTGGTTCAAAGTTGAAGCGGCAGAGGTCATCCGGGTCAGAAAGTGAAACGGACGACAGCGACGATGACAAAAAGCCTAAGCGCAAGGGGAGACCTCGGACACGGAAAAACAACGTGGAAGGGTTCACCGACGCAGAGATTCGCAG gtttatAAAGGCGTACAAAAAGTTTGGAGCCCCCCTTGATAG GTTGGAAGCCATTGCCCGGGATGCTGAGCTGGTGGATAAGTCTGTTGCGGACCTGAAGCGTTTGGGAGAGCTGATTCACAGCAGCTGCATAGCAGCGGTGCAAGAACATGAGGAGCACTTGAAAGAAAACCCAAGCGAGG TTAAAGGACCAGGAAAACGCAGGGGTATTACAATCAAGATTTCGGGTGTCCAGGTCAATGCCAAATCCATTATTCAGCATGAGGAGGAGTTTGGGCCATTTCATAAAGCCATACCTGTCGATCTTGAAGAAAGGAAAAA GTTTCAATTGACCTGTCGCGTGAAGGCATCCCATTTCGATGTAGAGTGGGGCATAGAGGATGATGCTCAATTGTTGCTGGGGGTCTATGAATATGGTTATGGCAACTGGGATTTAATAAAAACTGACCCAGATCTCACACTGGCCAGTAAG ATTCTTCCAGATGACCCTGAAAAGAAGCCTCAAGCGAAACAGTTACAATCAAGAGTTGATTACCTCATCAAGCTGCTAAAGAAGGAACTTGAAAACAAGGATCCGCAAGGGGAAGAG ACCAAAGTAAAGAGGAGGAAACCACGAGTGAAGAAGGAGAACAAGGCCCCGAAGGATGAACACGGAAATGACATTTCATCTCCTCGGCTTTCTGACAATCCTTCTGAGGAAGGGGAGGTCAAG GATGATGGCACAGAAAAGAGTCCaacgaagaagaaaaaaaagaaggataataaagaaaataaggagAAACAGGGAGCACCCAAGAAAGATAAAGATGGGGACAAGGAGAAAAAGAAGTCAAAACCGAAAAAAGAAAAG aCCAAATCTGCCGGTAAAGGGAAGAAGTCTCAAGGCCCTGTCCACATTACTGCAGGGAGTGAGCCAGTCCCTATTGGAGAGGAAGACGACGAACTCGACCAGGAGACATTCAGTGTT TGCAAGGAGAGAATGAGACCAGTGAAAAAGGCTCTGAAACAGCTGGATAAACCTGATGaaggtctgtcagttcaggagcAGCTCCAGCACACTCGCACCTGCTTGCTGAAGATTGGAGACCGTATCACAGAGTGCCTTAAAGCCTACACTGacacggagcaggtcaaaacctgGAGAAG GAACCTTTGGATTTTTGTATCTAAATTTACAGAGTTTGATGCCAGGAAACTTCACAAGCTGTATAAGATGGCACAGAAGAAACGATCACAAGAAGAGGAG AAGGGACATAAAAAGAAGGAGGACCCCTCTGGAAGTAAAAAGCCATTCCTAACCGAGCCCTCTGGTTCCAGTCGAGAATCCATGGGCTCCCAGACACCCCAGAAACCACACTTGCCTCTCTCTCACCCCGCACAGCACCACAGGGACAACTACAGCCAACCAAACAAGAGACATTTTAGTAATGCAG ATCGAGGTGACTGGCCAAGAGATCGCAAATACAGTTATCCAGGAAACAGTAATCAGCCATGGGCAGGTGACAGGCATCACCAGTATGACCAGCATCGGTATAAGGAGCACCATTACAATGACCGCCGACCTCATGGTGAACCCTATCGGAGTTCCAACAACTATCGATCAAGCGGCTCACCCCGCAAGCGGCAGTACGACCAGTACAGCAACGATCGAGAGCACCGGAGAAGCAGGGACTATTACGAGAG gCACCAAGATCCCAAGCGGCGACGAGTAGATGACTTCAGATCACAAACCTACCACCAGGGTGGCAGTCATCCACAGGACTTCAGGAGGATGCCTGACCATAGATCCCAGATTGGCAACCACAGCCAAGGGGCATCCGAACATCACCGGACATTCCACCCAGAGAAACCTGGGAACTACAAACCCCCTTCTCTGGCAACTCCTGTCCTGATGGACCCCCGTTCCCCTCAGTCTCAAAAATCTCCTCATGACTCCCGGTCCCCCTCTAGACAGGTCTCTGGAATATAA